The Pan troglodytes isolate AG18354 chromosome 1, NHGRI_mPanTro3-v2.0_pri, whole genome shotgun sequence genome includes a region encoding these proteins:
- the LACTBL1 gene encoding putative beta-lactamase-like 1 — translation MKTQDGWWPNLLKVKKKWLLPAICSFFCLLSVVMTGCFLWQYHLPKLKTGSLGPEETSAPVRMCPRHPEPVPLAHPLPVLKEALEKVDQILRQAMSTPGVAAMSAVVIYNDTVLWTGNFGKKNGSDPASGAPNEYTMYRISSISKIFPVLMLYRLWEEGIVASLDDPLERYASTFTINNPLGLASAEQQGLMDGLEQVGPAPRPSPVTLRRMASQLSGLPRRLRSTSLLWKGSTQEALNLLKDDVLVVDPGTRCHYSTLAFSLLAHVLAAHTAQGDYQRWVSENVLEPLGMADTGFDLTPDVRACLAAGFYGSGRPAPLYDLGWYRPSGQMYSTAADLAKLAVALLGGGPRRLLRPDAAKTLLAPLLACPGAYFANETGTPWEFHAQRGYRVVRKDGDLDGYAATFSLVPPLRLGLVLLLAGPRPPGPDLVARAYDELLPALERALREAEPGPAPPPSARPFAGHFTFANLTFYEVCAGPAGELRLRQFGPRVEALVPPAFRTLALRHLHGRVFQLHVAREFPCALPLGDAWLSLEAQHGQLVNFYPLDHHGLSPGFDVPGLNTYRVLRLQGKPVFKTQ, via the exons ATGAAGACCCAG GATGGCTGGTGGCCCAACTTGCTGAAAGTGAAGAAGAAGTGGCTCCTCCCCGCCATCTGCAGCTTCTTCTGCCTGCTCTCAGTGGTCATGACTGGCTGCTTCCTGTGGCAGTATCACCTCCCCAAGCTGAAGACCG GTTCCCTGGGACCAGAGGAGACCTCTGCCCCTGTGAGGATGTGTCCCCGGCACCCTGAGCCCGTGCCCCTGGCTCACCCACTCCCCGTGTTGAAGGAGGCCCTGGAAAAG GTGGACCAGATCCTGCGCCAGGCAATGTCTACCCCAGGCGTGGCTGCCATGTCTGCAGTTGTCATCTACAATGACACTGTGCTCTGGACAGGGAACTTTGGGAAGAAGAATGGCTCAGACCCGGCTTCTGGGGCCCCCAATGAGTACACCATGTACAG GATCTCCAGCATCTCCAAGATCTTTCCTGTCCTCATGCTGTACCGTCTGTGGGAGGAGGGCATCGTGGCCTCCCTAGATGACCCTCTGGAGCGGTATGCCAGCACCTTCACCATTAACAACCCGCTGGGCCTGGCATCAGCCGAACAGCAGGGCCTGATGGACGGGCTGGAGCAGGTGGGCCCCGCCCCAAGGCCTTCACCTGTCACCCTTCGAAGGATGGCCAGCCAACTCTCAG GGCTGCCCAGAAGGCTGCGCTCCACTTCACTGCTGTGGAAGGGCAGCACCCAGGAGGCCCTGAACCTGCTCAAGGATGATGTGCTGGTGGTGGACCCGGGAACCAG ATGCCATTACAGCACGCTGGCCTTCTCGCTCCTGGCCCACGTCCTGGCAGCTCACACCGCCCAGGGCGACTACCAGCGCTGGGTCTCGGAGAACGTGCTGGAGCCGCTGGGGATGGCAGACACGGGCTTTGACCTCACGCCCGACGTGCGCGCGTGCCTGGCAGCGGGCTTCTACGGCAGCGGGCGGCCGGCGCCCCTCTATGACCTGGGCTGGTACCGGCCGTCGGGCCAGATGTACTCTACCGCCGCCGACCTGGCCAAGCTGGCCGTGGCGCTCCTGGGCGGCGGACCCCGGCGGCTCCTGCGGCCCGACGCGGCCAAGACGCTGCTGGCGCCGCTGCTGGCCTGCCCGGGCGCCTACTTCGCCAACGAGACGGGCACGCCGTGGGAGTTCCACGCGCAGCGGGGCTACCGCGTGGTGCGCAAGGACGGCGACCTGGACGGCTACGCCGCCACCTTCTCGCTGGTGCCCCCGCTGCGTCTGGGCCTAGTGCTGCTTCTGGCAGGGCCACGGCCGCCCGGGCCCGACCTGGTGGCGCGGGCCTACGATGAGCTCCTGCCCGCCCTGGAGCGCGCCCTCCGGGAGGCCGAGCCCGGCCCGGCTCCGCCGCCCAGCGCGCGCCCCTTCGCCGGCCACTTCACCTTCGCCAACCTGACCTTCTACGAGGTGTGCGCCGGGCCCGCGGGAGAGCTGCGCCTGCGCCAGTTCGGGCCGCGCGTGGAGGCGCTGGTGCCTCCAGCGTTCCGCACCCTGGCGCTGCGCCATCTGCACGGCCGCGTCTTCCAGCTGCACGTGGCCCGCGAGTTCCCCTGCGCACTGCCACTCGGCGACGCGTGGCTCTCGCTCGAGGCCCAGCACGGGCAGCTGGTCAACTTCTACCCCTTGGATCACCACGGGCTGTCACCCGGCTTCGACGTGCCCGGCCTCAACACGTACAGAGTGCTGCGGCTGCAGGGCAAGCCGGTGTTCAAGACCCAGTGA